One part of the Candidatus Binatia bacterium genome encodes these proteins:
- a CDS encoding VOC family protein gives MIKVIGLDHFVLRVCDLDTSLRFYRDTLDLPILYLDEYRAGQRPFVSVRVGDQLLDLVPDPTYDPHRGKDTGGFLHFCMQIEGGRFASIIPWLKKHGVNVLEEQPMLRMGARGLGLSIYVTDPDGYVVELKEHAA, from the coding sequence ATGATCAAAGTCATCGGCCTGGATCATTTCGTTCTGCGAGTGTGTGACCTCGACACTTCGCTGCGCTTCTATCGTGACACCTTGGACCTGCCGATCTTGTACCTCGACGAGTACCGGGCCGGGCAACGCCCGTTCGTGTCGGTGCGCGTGGGCGACCAGTTGCTCGATCTGGTCCCCGACCCCACCTACGATCCGCACCGGGGCAAGGACACGGGCGGCTTCCTGCATTTCTGCATGCAGATCGAAGGCGGCCGCTTCGCCAGCATCATTCCGTGGCTGAAGAAGCATGGAGTGAACGTCCTCGAAGAGCAGCCTATGTTGCGCATGGGGGCGCGCGGCCTGGGCCTGTCCATCTACGTCACCGATCCCGACGGCTACGTCGTCGAACTGAAAGAGCACGCGGCGTGA
- a CDS encoding M20/M25/M40 family metallo-hydrolase — protein sequence MTAAPRWMSCARIAGAVLLLSCLATSAGAADIDWAEVESQATEFLSAYIQIDTSNPPGNETAAARFLADRFRQVGIETDIFESAPGRGSVLARIKGTGGLRPIIFLNHLDVVPATPEGWDLPPFSGTVRDGYVYGRGAIDCKGPGTIEAMAVLLLKRQGIALKRDVIFLGTADEETGGKLGAGWMVAEHFKDLHHAEFVLNEGGSVRLRADGSRAYEIAVSEKTPCWLKLETTGVPGHGSSPPPETAVTRLIRGLDRVRGYEAPLRVTPEVQTYYAALAATLQGERRERFKDLRAALADADFRRAFLQDPHDAALVRNTITPTVLNGSQKTNVIPYAASAELDCRLLPGEDPEVFVRTLKDTIGDPEVTVRVLLNFPPTSSPSATAFTAAVRALAEGEGAPVVPSVLTGFTDSHYFREKGIASYGFVPFDLSEDEERREHGVNERVSTHNLREGTRRLMDLLQRLDVEAQHDEQAQSKTR from the coding sequence ATGACGGCAGCGCCACGATGGATGTCCTGCGCGCGCATCGCCGGAGCGGTGCTGCTGCTCTCGTGCCTGGCCACGAGTGCCGGCGCAGCGGACATCGATTGGGCGGAAGTCGAGAGCCAAGCGACCGAGTTCTTGAGCGCCTACATTCAGATCGACACCTCCAACCCGCCGGGCAATGAAACCGCGGCAGCCAGGTTTCTGGCGGACCGCTTCCGCCAGGTTGGCATCGAGACCGACATCTTCGAATCCGCGCCGGGCCGCGGTTCAGTGCTCGCCCGCATCAAAGGGACGGGCGGCCTGCGCCCGATCATTTTCCTGAACCACCTCGACGTGGTCCCGGCGACGCCGGAAGGTTGGGACCTGCCGCCATTCTCCGGCACGGTTCGCGACGGCTACGTCTACGGTCGCGGTGCGATTGATTGCAAGGGCCCCGGCACCATCGAAGCGATGGCGGTGTTGCTCCTCAAACGCCAGGGCATCGCGCTGAAGCGTGACGTCATCTTTCTGGGCACGGCGGATGAGGAAACCGGCGGCAAGCTCGGCGCCGGGTGGATGGTGGCTGAGCACTTCAAGGACCTTCACCATGCCGAGTTCGTTCTGAACGAAGGAGGCAGTGTGCGGCTGCGGGCCGACGGCTCGCGCGCCTACGAGATCGCCGTCTCGGAGAAAACCCCGTGTTGGCTGAAGCTCGAGACAACCGGTGTTCCCGGGCATGGATCGTCCCCGCCGCCGGAAACCGCGGTGACCCGGCTGATCCGAGGGCTCGATCGTGTGCGCGGCTACGAGGCGCCGCTGCGCGTGACGCCGGAAGTGCAAACCTACTATGCCGCGTTGGCTGCGACGCTACAGGGTGAGCGGCGCGAACGATTCAAGGACCTGCGTGCCGCGCTTGCCGACGCCGACTTCCGCCGCGCATTTCTGCAAGACCCGCATGACGCAGCGCTGGTCCGCAATACGATCACCCCAACTGTCCTCAATGGCAGCCAGAAGACCAACGTCATCCCCTACGCGGCCAGCGCCGAACTGGACTGCCGGCTGCTACCGGGTGAAGATCCCGAGGTGTTCGTCCGCACGCTGAAGGACACGATCGGCGATCCGGAGGTTACGGTGCGCGTGCTGCTGAATTTCCCGCCGACGTCATCACCGTCGGCCACGGCCTTCACCGCCGCCGTGCGGGCCCTGGCCGAAGGCGAGGGCGCGCCGGTGGTTCCCAGCGTCCTCACCGGATTTACCGACAGCCATTACTTCCGGGAGAAAGGAATCGCCAGCTACGGTTTCGTTCCGTTCGATCTGAGCGAAGACGAGGAGCGGCGCGAGCATGGCGTCAACGAGCGCGTATCCACGCACAACCTGCGCGAGGGCACGCGCCGGCTGATGGACCTCCTGCAACGTTTGGATGTCGAGGCTCAACACGATGAACAAGCGCAAAGCAAGACCCGGTGA
- a CDS encoding YetF domain-containing protein produces MWIPDLPVLEKIVRAAAVYLFLLVGLRLTGKRQMGQMSAFDLVVLLIISNVLQNAMIGNDNSVLGGFLGAATILLLNYGVTRLAFSRRGLERLIEGAPTLLIHNGKVIEANLRRELLTRDELMAGLRRQGIMAVEEVHVALIEETGTITAVRREHAAVRVQPSASENPKP; encoded by the coding sequence ATGTGGATACCCGACCTACCGGTGCTGGAGAAGATCGTGCGCGCGGCGGCAGTGTATCTCTTTCTGCTCGTGGGCTTACGCCTCACGGGGAAGCGCCAGATGGGGCAGATGTCGGCGTTCGACCTCGTGGTGCTGTTGATCATCAGCAACGTGCTGCAAAACGCCATGATCGGCAACGACAACTCGGTGCTCGGAGGATTCCTCGGCGCCGCAACGATCCTGCTGCTGAACTACGGCGTGACACGCCTGGCGTTCTCGCGCCGAGGCCTCGAGCGGTTGATCGAGGGGGCCCCCACACTCCTCATCCACAACGGCAAGGTGATCGAAGCGAATCTGCGGCGAGAGCTGCTGACGCGGGATGAACTCATGGCCGGGCTGCGGCGGCAAGGGATCATGGCCGTCGAAGAAGTGCATGTGGCGCTGATCGAGGAGACGGGAACGATTACGGCGGTGAGAAGGGAGCATGCCGCCGTCCGCGTTCAGCCATCAGCTTCGGAAAACCCGAAACCATGA
- a CDS encoding SDR family oxidoreductase produces MTSDPNPLGVFSDGLFRSKTALVTGGGRGIGKAIALAFARLGANVVIASRKPENLNPTAAEITAAGVECLAVPTNIREIDQVEALIQKAIERFGAIDCLVNNAGGQFPGRPSEISGRGWRSVIDLNLNGTWNVCSCVGPHMIKRGSGAIVNIVHIYSFDRGAPAFVHSGAARAGVVNMTRSLAYYYARHGVTINALAPGSVSTAGLREEEYVRAEQENYEALQLKDIPAHRLAEPDEIAAMVLFLCSPAARYINGAAIVADGALSLDHWTPLFDPEVP; encoded by the coding sequence ATGACGTCTGATCCGAATCCGCTCGGCGTCTTTTCAGACGGGCTCTTCCGGAGCAAGACTGCGCTCGTCACCGGCGGCGGGCGCGGCATTGGCAAGGCGATCGCGCTGGCGTTCGCGCGCCTGGGCGCCAATGTGGTCATCGCCAGCCGCAAGCCGGAAAACCTCAACCCGACGGCGGCCGAAATCACAGCCGCCGGCGTGGAGTGCCTGGCGGTCCCGACGAATATTAGGGAGATCGATCAGGTCGAGGCGTTGATTCAAAAGGCGATCGAGCGGTTCGGCGCGATCGACTGCTTGGTGAACAATGCCGGCGGGCAGTTTCCGGGGCGGCCGTCCGAGATCAGCGGTCGCGGCTGGCGATCGGTCATCGACCTGAACCTCAACGGCACCTGGAACGTGTGCAGTTGCGTCGGTCCGCACATGATCAAGCGTGGATCCGGCGCGATCGTCAATATCGTGCACATCTACTCATTCGACCGCGGCGCCCCGGCGTTCGTACATTCAGGTGCGGCGCGCGCCGGCGTGGTCAACATGACCCGGTCGCTGGCGTACTACTATGCGCGCCACGGCGTGACCATCAATGCGCTGGCCCCAGGCAGCGTCTCCACCGCCGGCCTGCGTGAAGAAGAGTACGTCCGGGCCGAGCAGGAGAACTACGAGGCCCTCCAGTTGAAGGATATCCCGGCGCACCGGCTGGCCGAGCCCGACGAGATCGCCGCCATGGTCCTGTTCCTCTGTTCCCCCGCAGCCCGCTACATCAACGGTGCCGCCATCGTCGCTGACGGAGCTCTGTCGCTGGACCACTGGACACCGCTTTTCGATCCGGAAGTGCCGTAG